One window of Chryseobacterium sp. JJR-5R genomic DNA carries:
- a CDS encoding GH92 family glycosyl hydrolase: MERSGTYAFLFLLLFSGYQAQQFEKLYQYVNPLIGTEKMGHTYPGATVPFGAVQLSPETDTVSYALNGKYNGEVYKYCAGYWYEDRTIAGFSSTHFSGTGHSDLGDFLVMPTVGKLQLNPGTALHPENGYRSKFSHQNEKAEAGYYKVKLEDHNILAELTASTRVGFHRYTFPKSDQAHIILDLMAGIYNYDGKNIWTYVRVENGNTVTGYRQTNGWARTRTVYFAMKFSKPFKSYGQKSYDGKQVYNGFWRKFDQTKNFPEIAGKNLKMYFDFDTDENEAIELKLAISPVSQANALENLEQETGGLSFDQVKTKAQEEWNKELNKIVITGSETEKTNFYTAMYHTFINPTTYTDVNGEYKGLDQNIHKAEDFTNYTTFSIWDTYRALHPFFNIIQPKRNNDMVKSMMAHYNQFSMKMLPIWSHYANDNWCMSGYHSVSVVADAIIKGNYTGDTKEALKACAETASKRDYEGIGYYMDLGYIPAEKNGTSVSNTLEYAYDDWAIAQLAKHLDETEIYNQFIKRSENWKNNFDKTSGFMRPRLADGSFKKDFNALSTHGQGFIEGNSWNYSFFVPQNPDELMKMMGGKKKFASKLDELFTMHLPDEFFADTEDITREGIIGGYVHGNEPAHHVAYFYNWAGQPWKTQAQVRRILEMQYKATPDGLGGNDDAGQMSAWYILSSLGFYPVAPGSEDYAIGSPAIDHAVLNLENGKKFEIEAINQSQKNVYVEKILLNGKEIKNFILKHSEMMNGGKLSFYMSHRPKK, translated from the coding sequence ATGGAAAGGTCCGGAACTTATGCATTTCTTTTTCTTTTATTATTCAGCGGATACCAGGCACAGCAGTTTGAAAAGCTTTATCAGTATGTCAACCCTTTAATCGGAACCGAAAAAATGGGGCACACCTACCCTGGTGCTACCGTGCCTTTTGGTGCCGTACAGCTGAGCCCTGAAACCGATACTGTTTCGTATGCACTGAACGGTAAATATAATGGTGAAGTGTATAAATACTGTGCCGGGTACTGGTATGAAGATAGAACAATTGCAGGATTCAGCTCGACGCATTTCAGCGGGACAGGGCATTCTGATTTAGGGGATTTTCTCGTAATGCCGACTGTAGGGAAATTGCAGTTGAACCCCGGAACGGCTTTACATCCTGAAAACGGCTACAGAAGCAAATTTTCCCATCAAAATGAAAAAGCAGAAGCCGGATATTATAAGGTAAAGCTTGAAGACCATAATATTTTAGCTGAACTGACAGCTTCTACAAGGGTCGGGTTTCACCGTTATACTTTTCCGAAGTCTGACCAGGCACATATCATCCTGGATCTGATGGCAGGGATTTATAATTATGACGGCAAAAACATCTGGACCTATGTACGGGTCGAAAACGGAAATACCGTAACAGGCTACCGGCAGACCAACGGCTGGGCAAGGACAAGAACGGTTTATTTTGCCATGAAATTTTCAAAGCCGTTTAAATCGTACGGACAGAAAAGCTATGACGGAAAACAAGTGTACAACGGATTCTGGAGAAAATTCGACCAGACCAAAAACTTCCCGGAAATCGCCGGAAAAAACCTGAAAATGTATTTTGATTTTGACACGGATGAAAATGAAGCAATTGAACTCAAGCTGGCTATTTCTCCTGTGAGCCAGGCCAATGCACTGGAAAACCTGGAGCAGGAAACCGGGGGATTATCTTTTGATCAGGTTAAAACAAAAGCACAGGAAGAATGGAATAAAGAACTGAATAAAATTGTCATTACAGGTTCTGAAACCGAAAAAACAAACTTTTATACCGCGATGTACCATACTTTTATTAATCCAACCACTTATACTGACGTTAACGGAGAATATAAAGGATTAGACCAAAATATTCATAAAGCGGAAGATTTCACCAATTATACCACGTTCTCCATCTGGGACACTTACCGTGCGCTCCACCCGTTCTTCAATATTATCCAGCCGAAGAGAAATAATGATATGGTGAAATCGATGATGGCTCACTACAATCAGTTTTCCATGAAAATGCTGCCAATCTGGTCGCATTATGCCAATGATAACTGGTGCATGAGCGGATACCACAGCGTGAGTGTGGTTGCAGATGCGATTATTAAAGGAAATTATACCGGCGACACAAAGGAAGCCCTGAAAGCCTGTGCTGAAACCGCCAGCAAACGAGACTACGAAGGCATCGGGTATTATATGGATCTGGGCTATATCCCTGCAGAGAAGAATGGGACATCGGTATCCAATACACTGGAATATGCTTATGATGACTGGGCCATTGCACAGTTGGCAAAACATTTGGATGAAACAGAGATTTATAATCAATTTATCAAACGTTCTGAAAACTGGAAAAACAATTTTGATAAAACATCCGGATTTATGCGCCCGCGTTTGGCAGACGGAAGCTTCAAAAAAGATTTCAATGCACTAAGCACGCACGGTCAGGGCTTTATTGAAGGAAATTCCTGGAACTACAGCTTCTTCGTTCCCCAAAATCCGGATGAACTGATGAAAATGATGGGCGGAAAGAAAAAATTTGCTTCAAAACTGGATGAACTGTTTACCATGCATTTACCGGATGAATTTTTTGCAGATACGGAAGACATTACGAGAGAAGGCATCATCGGAGGCTATGTTCACGGGAATGAACCGGCACATCATGTTGCTTATTTTTACAATTGGGCGGGACAGCCATGGAAAACCCAGGCACAGGTCAGAAGAATTTTAGAGATGCAGTATAAAGCAACTCCCGACGGACTGGGCGGTAATGACGACGCCGGACAAATGAGTGCCTGGTATATTTTGAGCTCGCTTGGTTTTTATCCCGTTGCTCCGGGCTCGGAAGATTATGCAATCGGAAGCCCGGCAATTGACCATGCTGTGTTAAATTTAGAAAACGGAAAAAAGTTTGAGATTGAAGCGATCAATCAAAGTCAAAAGAATGTATACGTTGAAAAAATTCTTCTCAACGGTAAAGAAATTAAAAACTTTATATTGAAACATTCAGAAATGATGAATGGCGGAAAACTGAGTTTTTATATGAGCCATCGACCGAAGAAATAA
- a CDS encoding SDR family oxidoreductase encodes MNLYTQPMLREDALKDKVAIVTGGGSGLGKAMTKYFLELGAKVVITSRNLEKLQGTAKELEEQTGGKVLCVACDVRNWNEVEAMKEAALKEFGKIDILLNNAAGNFISPTERLTHSAFDSILDIVLKGTKNCTLSIGKHWIDSKTPGTVLNIVTTYAWTGSAYVVPSACAKAGVLAMTRSLAVEWGKYNIRFNAIAPGPFPTKGAWDRLLPGDMKDQFDLAKKNPLKRVGEHQELANLAAYLVSDFSSFVNGEVVTIDGGEWLQGAGEFNMLEDIPQEMWDALEAMIKAKKSN; translated from the coding sequence ATGAATCTGTATACACAGCCGATGTTGCGTGAAGATGCACTCAAAGATAAAGTAGCCATCGTAACGGGAGGCGGAAGCGGTTTGGGGAAAGCCATGACCAAATATTTCCTTGAATTGGGAGCGAAAGTAGTAATTACCTCCAGAAATCTGGAAAAATTACAGGGAACTGCAAAGGAACTGGAAGAACAGACCGGCGGAAAAGTGCTCTGCGTAGCCTGTGACGTGAGAAACTGGAATGAGGTGGAAGCAATGAAAGAAGCGGCCCTGAAAGAGTTCGGGAAAATTGATATCCTTCTGAATAATGCTGCAGGAAATTTTATTTCCCCGACGGAACGGCTTACCCACTCTGCTTTTGATTCTATTCTGGATATTGTACTGAAAGGAACTAAAAACTGTACACTTTCCATCGGTAAACACTGGATCGATTCAAAAACACCGGGAACCGTTTTAAATATCGTTACCACGTATGCCTGGACCGGTTCTGCTTATGTGGTTCCGTCAGCCTGCGCCAAGGCGGGGGTTTTGGCCATGACGAGGTCTCTGGCCGTTGAATGGGGGAAATACAACATCCGTTTTAATGCCATCGCTCCGGGGCCTTTTCCTACGAAAGGAGCGTGGGACCGCTTGCTTCCGGGAGATATGAAAGACCAGTTTGACCTGGCTAAGAAAAACCCGCTTAAAAGAGTAGGGGAACATCAGGAGCTGGCCAATCTTGCCGCCTATCTTGTTTCAGATTTCTCATCTTTCGTTAACGGTGAAGTAGTGACCATTGACGGCGGGGAATGGCTACAGGGCGCCGGAGAGTTTAATATGCTGGAAGATATTCCGCAGGAAATGTGGGATGCGCTGGAAGCCATGATTAAAGCAAAGAAATCCAACTGA
- a CDS encoding M1 family metallopeptidase yields the protein MNFKFPILASAVAVMLFSHTAHAQEAPKYDYVEAFKPFFYTQTGTPTRSASGQPGYAYWQNSADYNLNVSLNEAKNEITGTAEITYTNNSTDKLGFLWLQLDQNLFKKDSRGNAVVPMSGSRNGSHGEEFEGGYTIKSVKLDGKDVKYTITDTRMQIDLAEGLKAQGGVAKIKIEYAFLSPKYGSDRMGIEDTKNGKVFTIAQWYPRMCVYDDVLGWNTMPYLGASEFYLEYGNITANITVPASHYVVASGELLNAKEVYSKEENNRWEQARNSDKTVMIRSESDLGKNQQTGMKTWKFKITQARDFAWASSPAFILDAARINLPSGKKSLAVSAYPVESAGEKAWGRSTEYTKAAIEHYSDKWYEYTYPAATNVAGNEGGMEYPGIVFCHMNSKGGDLWGVTDHEFGHNWFPMIVGSNERMFAWMDEGFNTFINELSTKAFNKGEYYEKKNVAQMGAFLMNDSFEPIMVGPDNMKENNIGILAYYKPGMGLGILRESILGPEKFDKAFKTYIQRWAFKHPTPWDFFHTMENVSGEELNWFWRGWFINKWKIDQAVKNVKYVNGDFKNGAQVTVENIGQLPMPATVQVKFKDGTQQIVKIPVEVWKRNTEWTFKVNSAKEIEQVKLDPDSRIPDMNAQNNSWSSADAKPVEKINVKDFTGTYGSKDLPLKITFKEKDSQLFAQATGQKEFPLEYTGNNTFTFDQAQISMIFSPDKKTITFTQAGREFKFTRE from the coding sequence ATGAATTTTAAATTTCCAATCCTTGCTTCCGCTGTAGCCGTTATGCTCTTTTCGCACACGGCACATGCCCAGGAAGCGCCAAAATATGATTATGTAGAGGCTTTCAAGCCGTTTTTCTATACGCAGACCGGTACACCGACAAGATCTGCAAGCGGACAGCCGGGGTATGCATACTGGCAGAATTCTGCAGACTATAATCTGAATGTCAGCCTGAATGAAGCCAAAAATGAAATTACCGGAACAGCAGAAATTACGTATACCAACAACAGTACGGATAAATTAGGATTCCTGTGGCTGCAGCTGGATCAGAACTTATTCAAAAAAGATTCAAGAGGAAATGCGGTAGTCCCGATGTCCGGGAGCCGTAACGGGTCCCATGGGGAAGAATTTGAAGGAGGCTATACCATAAAGTCGGTAAAGCTTGACGGTAAAGATGTGAAATATACCATCACGGACACCAGGATGCAGATTGACCTTGCTGAAGGGCTGAAAGCACAGGGAGGTGTGGCAAAAATTAAAATTGAATACGCTTTCCTGTCCCCGAAATACGGATCAGACAGGATGGGGATAGAAGATACGAAAAATGGAAAGGTCTTTACCATAGCGCAATGGTATCCCAGGATGTGTGTGTATGACGACGTACTGGGCTGGAATACGATGCCGTATCTGGGAGCCTCTGAGTTTTATCTGGAATACGGAAATATCACAGCCAATATTACAGTACCGGCCAGCCATTATGTAGTGGCTTCCGGGGAACTCCTGAATGCAAAAGAAGTTTATTCCAAAGAAGAGAACAACAGGTGGGAACAGGCAAGGAACAGCGATAAGACCGTAATGATCCGTTCTGAATCTGACCTGGGTAAAAACCAGCAGACAGGCATGAAAACCTGGAAATTCAAGATCACGCAGGCCAGGGATTTCGCCTGGGCATCTTCACCGGCCTTTATACTGGATGCGGCAAGGATCAACCTTCCGAGCGGGAAAAAATCACTGGCCGTTTCTGCATATCCTGTAGAAAGCGCCGGGGAAAAAGCATGGGGAAGATCAACGGAATACACAAAAGCAGCCATCGAGCATTATTCGGATAAATGGTATGAATATACGTATCCTGCTGCCACTAACGTTGCCGGGAACGAAGGCGGGATGGAATATCCGGGCATCGTTTTCTGCCACATGAATTCTAAAGGCGGCGATCTCTGGGGCGTTACCGATCATGAATTCGGGCATAACTGGTTCCCGATGATCGTAGGTTCCAATGAAAGGATGTTTGCCTGGATGGATGAAGGGTTCAACACTTTCATCAATGAACTTTCAACGAAAGCCTTTAATAAGGGAGAATATTACGAAAAGAAAAATGTAGCCCAGATGGGAGCATTCCTGATGAATGACAGCTTTGAGCCGATTATGGTAGGCCCGGACAACATGAAGGAAAACAACATCGGGATTCTGGCTTATTACAAACCGGGGATGGGACTGGGCATCTTGCGGGAATCTATCCTGGGGCCTGAAAAATTTGACAAAGCATTCAAGACCTATATTCAACGCTGGGCTTTCAAGCATCCGACGCCGTGGGATTTCTTCCACACTATGGAAAACGTTTCCGGCGAAGAGCTGAACTGGTTCTGGAGAGGCTGGTTCATCAACAAATGGAAAATAGACCAGGCCGTGAAAAATGTGAAATACGTGAACGGGGATTTTAAAAACGGAGCGCAGGTGACCGTTGAAAATATCGGGCAGCTGCCGATGCCGGCAACCGTTCAGGTGAAATTTAAAGACGGGACACAGCAGATCGTTAAAATACCTGTTGAGGTCTGGAAAAGAAATACGGAGTGGACGTTTAAAGTGAATTCTGCCAAAGAAATAGAGCAGGTTAAGCTTGATCCGGATTCCAGGATCCCTGACATGAACGCCCAGAACAACAGCTGGTCTTCAGCAGATGCCAAACCTGTGGAGAAAATCAATGTTAAAGATTTTACGGGAACCTACGGCAGTAAAGACCTCCCTCTGAAAATTACGTTTAAGGAAAAGGACAGCCAGCTTTTTGCCCAGGCAACGGGTCAGAAGGAATTTCCTCTTGAGTATACAGGGAATAATACGTTTACCTTTGACCAGGCCCAAATCTCAATGATTTTCAGCCCGGACAAAAAAACAATTACTTTTACGCAGGCAGGACGGGAATTCAAGTTTACCAGGGAATAA
- a CDS encoding endonuclease/exonuclease/phosphatase family protein, protein MNFRFSIVFLMLSALGFSQDLKVMSFNIRLNVDSDKENSWTNRKQDVEDLLTYYHPDYFGVQEALPGQMKDLKIGLKNYDYIGVGRDDGKEKGEFSAIFYDTGRLQTVKSGTFWLSETPEKPSRGWDAALNRICTYAVFRDKKSKKEFMALNLHFDHIGNIARVKSSELILKKIKEINPGNLPVTVSGDFNLTEDSEPIKIMSQHLQDSFYHSETKHYGPKGTFTGFNINEVPKDRIDYIFVKGFKIRSHRHINDRRENLLYPSDHFPVLAELSFLKN, encoded by the coding sequence ATGAATTTCAGGTTTTCCATTGTTTTTTTAATGCTTTCCGCATTAGGTTTTTCACAGGATCTTAAAGTAATGAGCTTCAACATCAGGCTGAATGTAGATTCCGATAAAGAGAATTCATGGACGAACAGGAAACAGGATGTTGAGGATCTCCTCACTTATTATCATCCTGATTATTTCGGCGTGCAGGAAGCGCTTCCCGGGCAGATGAAAGATCTTAAAATCGGATTGAAAAATTACGATTACATTGGGGTCGGCAGAGATGACGGGAAAGAAAAAGGGGAGTTTTCAGCGATATTTTATGATACCGGGAGGCTGCAGACGGTAAAATCGGGAACGTTCTGGCTTTCGGAGACTCCGGAAAAACCTTCCAGAGGATGGGATGCGGCTTTGAACAGGATCTGTACCTATGCTGTTTTCAGAGATAAAAAATCAAAAAAAGAATTCATGGCTTTGAACCTTCATTTTGACCATATCGGGAATATCGCAAGGGTAAAGTCTTCAGAATTGATTTTAAAGAAGATCAAGGAAATCAATCCCGGAAATTTACCGGTTACCGTAAGCGGGGATTTTAACCTGACGGAAGATTCGGAGCCGATTAAAATCATGTCGCAGCACCTTCAGGATTCTTTTTACCATTCAGAAACGAAACATTACGGGCCTAAAGGGACATTTACAGGATTCAATATCAATGAAGTCCCCAAAGACCGGATCGATTATATTTTTGTAAAAGGATTCAAAATCAGATCCCACCGCCACATCAATGACAGGAGAGAGAACCTGCTGTATCCTTCAGATCATTTCCCGGTACTGGCAGAACTGAGCTTCCTGAAAAATTAG
- a CDS encoding response regulator transcription factor, with translation MKTKILLAEDDSDFGMILKQYMELEDFEVTWFQNPEDIVAVLPSDFSFHIGILDIMMPNIDGFSLAKMILKEKPGFPLLFLTAKNQKIDRLTGLKLGADDYISKPCDPEELILRIRNILKRVLPLPAETLIKIGEYTLDTEKLLLSHQQADTRLTIREQQLLLYLLKNNRKTIKRDDILDNLWQTSDYFTGRSLDVFISRLRKYFIHDPEIKIQSLRGIGFEIDFPAH, from the coding sequence ATGAAAACTAAAATCCTGTTAGCTGAAGATGATTCCGATTTCGGAATGATTTTAAAACAATATATGGAACTGGAAGATTTTGAGGTAACCTGGTTTCAGAATCCGGAAGATATCGTAGCGGTTTTACCTTCAGACTTTTCTTTTCACATCGGTATTTTAGACATTATGATGCCGAATATCGACGGTTTTTCTTTAGCCAAAATGATTCTAAAAGAAAAACCGGGTTTTCCGCTGCTTTTTTTAACTGCTAAAAACCAGAAAATAGACCGGCTTACCGGGCTGAAGCTGGGGGCTGACGATTATATTTCCAAACCCTGTGATCCCGAGGAACTAATTCTGAGGATCAGGAATATCCTTAAAAGAGTGCTGCCTTTACCCGCAGAAACACTGATAAAAATCGGCGAATATACGCTTGACACCGAAAAGCTGCTGCTTTCTCACCAACAGGCGGATACAAGGCTTACCATCCGGGAGCAGCAGCTTCTTCTTTACCTGCTGAAAAACAACCGCAAGACCATAAAACGGGATGACATTTTAGACAATCTCTGGCAGACCAGTGATTATTTTACAGGCAGGAGCCTTGATGTATTCATCAGCAGGCTGCGGAAATATTTTATCCATGACCCTGAAATAAAAATTCAGTCCCTGAGGGGGATCGGCTTTGAGATTGATTTCCCTGCCCACTAA
- a CDS encoding HAMP domain-containing sensor histidine kinase has translation MISKSKNLIALFTALFLLLIGIQGYFMYKTYQVKEREIYRTVHKRLTDYTDRLEDKGAMRKSPDDSIQAILVRFKDRKITRDEFLDLFDKNRKATEKEFSKFVDKQFKEEGYQVAVKIEYSSIVFNPTKTNLISKPIVIYETEKKVKNAGIANTGSWETISKSTDADDKKITRNNSFSVRSITGYEILNIKNVVFKELTLLFLCCITLLASVLSLYIFTIKNLIKQQKQIEVLHTIVDNISHEFKTPIATLKIASKALKKNINHETTLPLMDRQIIRLENLLQQLHQEEHEENEGKIRPEDWKFFIQDLAFTYSGNTFRLQSNVVKELPFDKILMETVIKNLCENSVKYGASEIDINITDLEKHLEITVADNGEGIPKNEMKSIFEKFYRIQANNIHNTKGLGLGLYFVHNIIKKYKGKIDVNSTLKKGTTFKIHLPYEN, from the coding sequence ATGATTTCTAAAAGTAAAAACCTTATTGCTCTTTTTACCGCTTTATTCCTGCTTCTGATAGGGATCCAGGGATATTTTATGTATAAGACATATCAAGTGAAGGAGCGTGAGATCTACCGGACCGTGCATAAAAGGCTTACAGATTATACGGACCGTTTAGAAGATAAAGGAGCTATGAGAAAGTCGCCGGATGATTCCATACAGGCAATTTTAGTCCGCTTTAAAGACAGAAAAATCACCCGGGATGAGTTCCTGGATCTTTTTGACAAGAACAGGAAGGCTACCGAAAAGGAATTCAGCAAATTTGTAGACAAACAGTTTAAAGAGGAAGGCTATCAGGTAGCTGTAAAAATCGAGTATTCATCGATTGTTTTTAACCCCACGAAAACCAATCTCATCAGTAAGCCTATCGTCATTTATGAAACGGAGAAGAAGGTTAAAAATGCCGGGATTGCCAATACCGGATCCTGGGAAACCATTTCAAAATCTACCGATGCAGATGATAAAAAAATAACCAGAAACAACAGCTTTTCAGTCAGGAGCATTACCGGATACGAAATTTTAAACATCAAAAATGTCGTTTTTAAGGAACTGACATTACTTTTTCTCTGCTGCATAACCCTGCTTGCCAGTGTGCTGAGCCTTTATATTTTCACCATTAAGAACCTGATAAAGCAGCAGAAACAGATTGAGGTGCTGCATACCATTGTTGATAACATCTCCCATGAATTCAAGACACCGATTGCCACTTTAAAAATAGCTTCCAAAGCCCTGAAGAAGAACATAAATCATGAAACCACTCTTCCTCTTATGGACAGGCAAATTATCCGCCTGGAAAACCTGCTCCAACAGCTGCACCAGGAAGAACATGAAGAAAATGAGGGTAAAATCCGGCCTGAGGACTGGAAGTTTTTCATTCAGGATTTAGCGTTTACCTATTCCGGGAATACATTCAGGCTTCAAAGCAATGTGGTAAAAGAACTTCCTTTTGATAAAATCCTGATGGAAACTGTGATTAAAAACCTCTGTGAAAACAGCGTGAAATACGGAGCCTCCGAAATCGACATCAACATTACGGATCTTGAAAAACATCTGGAAATAACCGTAGCTGATAACGGAGAGGGAATCCCTAAAAATGAAATGAAAAGCATTTTTGAAAAATTCTACAGAATACAGGCGAATAACATCCACAATACGAAGGGGCTGGGGCTGGGGCTGTATTTCGTACACAATATCATTAAAAAGTACAAAGGGAAAATTGATGTCAACAGTACCCTGAAAAAGGGAACAACTTTTAAAATACACCTTCCTTATGAAAACTAA
- a CDS encoding outer membrane beta-barrel family protein, with amino-acid sequence MYKFFILLFFPVLLFSQKHTIQGTVTDGQNQKLPLVSVEIYGSQNALIKTLTTDQNGFFILENIDDKSVKLVIKDLEYARAEKTLNLEAENGPLQIVLKKEVQDIQEVVMTRQKPLVKRKIDRLEFNVENSNISSLNAWEIIKKTPGVTAGNDVLAIKGSQSILVTINDKRVMLTGDELKNLLENTQGDEVKSVEVITNPPAKYEASGSAVLNIVMKKNKIEGYRGTITSKYIQSQYAKGLAGISQYYKKNRLSVMAGYYFGSGTYYREGTDYVNYAEDRTRWISTMNRKDRNKSQNTLNFNLEYEIDSLTNVSLNYSGFFSPNSFGTYNVPTLIYNDQNVAESSYTTINDHHSRIINNSVSFQADRKLSAKSKLTWTNYFAGNNARKYQNVLTYLDFVNQAPTENNFITNNKSDVQLYSTQADYQWKNEKWELESGGKYSFVTTGSQLDFSDNENGGLQYRADKSNIFNYKEHNFALYSSLAYNPGKWNFKAGLRAEKTDLEGVVSEPFEINKNNYWKLFPTFYAQYTTENNHQFGLSYGKRISRPSYSWLNPAKSYYNLFSYFQGDPKLKATIIHNLNFTYTWKEYNLDFYYRKEIFPSMEISYQDPSVNNLIYYYTNIEKGQAYGVSLYKNFQFKPWWSFSFSENLEHNENYFIGIDRLLYKNKVWNWVSDISTSFTLDKKSEWKLELGHRYNSPSIQGTFRISGSSSAYLVMNKKFFSNKMEASFIFNDIFRTSGEKVSTKYANQDNYFIDYRDTQSVTLSLKFNFGNQSVKDAKSIKKADEQGRM; translated from the coding sequence ATGTATAAATTTTTCATTTTATTGTTCTTTCCGGTACTGCTGTTTTCCCAGAAGCACACCATACAGGGTACGGTTACCGATGGTCAGAATCAGAAGCTTCCTTTGGTTTCGGTAGAAATTTACGGTTCGCAGAATGCTTTAATAAAGACTTTAACAACAGATCAGAACGGATTTTTCATATTGGAAAATATCGATGATAAGTCGGTAAAGCTAGTTATTAAAGATCTGGAGTATGCCCGGGCTGAAAAAACGCTCAATCTGGAAGCTGAAAACGGACCTTTGCAGATTGTTCTGAAAAAAGAGGTGCAGGACATTCAGGAAGTCGTAATGACCAGGCAGAAACCTTTGGTAAAAAGAAAGATAGACCGGCTGGAATTTAACGTGGAAAACAGTAATATTTCTTCACTCAATGCCTGGGAGATTATTAAAAAAACACCCGGGGTTACTGCAGGAAACGATGTCTTAGCTATCAAGGGAAGCCAGAGTATTCTGGTGACCATCAATGATAAAAGAGTGATGCTGACCGGGGATGAACTGAAAAACTTATTGGAAAATACCCAGGGCGATGAAGTGAAATCCGTTGAGGTGATTACCAACCCGCCCGCAAAATATGAAGCATCCGGAAGTGCAGTCCTCAATATCGTGATGAAGAAAAACAAGATTGAAGGGTACCGCGGAACCATTACCTCAAAATACATACAGAGCCAATATGCAAAAGGGTTGGCCGGAATTTCGCAGTATTATAAGAAGAACAGGCTTTCGGTCATGGCAGGTTATTATTTCGGGAGCGGTACATATTACCGTGAAGGTACAGATTATGTAAACTATGCCGAAGACCGGACGCGATGGATCAGCACCATGAACAGGAAAGACCGGAACAAAAGCCAGAATACCCTGAATTTCAATCTGGAATATGAAATCGACAGCCTTACGAACGTGAGCCTGAATTATTCAGGGTTTTTCAGTCCTAACTCTTTTGGAACCTATAATGTCCCGACTCTGATTTACAATGATCAGAATGTGGCGGAATCCAGTTATACCACCATTAATGACCACCATTCCCGGATCATCAATAATTCCGTAAGTTTTCAGGCAGACCGGAAGCTGAGTGCTAAAAGCAAACTCACATGGACGAATTATTTTGCAGGGAATAATGCCCGGAAATATCAGAATGTACTGACGTATCTTGATTTTGTCAACCAGGCTCCCACAGAGAATAATTTTATAACCAACAATAAAAGTGATGTGCAGCTCTATTCCACACAGGCAGATTACCAGTGGAAAAACGAAAAATGGGAACTGGAATCCGGAGGGAAGTACAGTTTCGTGACAACCGGCAGCCAGCTTGATTTTTCTGATAACGAAAACGGCGGGCTGCAGTACAGAGCAGATAAAAGCAATATTTTTAATTATAAAGAGCATAATTTCGCACTGTATTCTTCACTGGCGTACAATCCCGGAAAGTGGAATTTCAAAGCCGGGCTGCGGGCTGAGAAAACCGATCTGGAAGGTGTTGTCTCGGAGCCTTTTGAAATCAACAAAAACAATTACTGGAAATTGTTTCCCACGTTTTATGCCCAGTATACTACAGAAAACAATCACCAGTTCGGGCTTTCCTATGGGAAGCGCATCAGCCGTCCGTCTTATTCATGGCTCAATCCGGCAAAGTCTTATTATAACCTTTTTTCTTATTTCCAGGGAGACCCGAAACTTAAGGCTACCATCATCCATAACCTTAATTTTACTTACACCTGGAAAGAGTATAACCTTGATTTCTATTACCGGAAAGAGATCTTCCCTTCGATGGAAATCTCTTATCAGGACCCAAGTGTCAATAATCTGATTTATTATTATACGAATATTGAAAAAGGGCAGGCCTATGGGGTAAGCCTGTACAAAAATTTCCAGTTTAAGCCGTGGTGGAGTTTTAGCTTCTCCGAAAATCTCGAACACAATGAAAATTATTTTATCGGGATTGACCGTCTTCTGTATAAAAATAAAGTCTGGAATTGGGTTTCTGATATTTCCACCAGTTTTACACTTGATAAAAAAAGTGAATGGAAACTCGAGCTGGGCCACCGGTACAATTCGCCTTCTATCCAGGGAACGTTCAGGATTTCAGGCTCTTCATCTGCCTATCTGGTGATGAATAAAAAGTTTTTCAGCAACAAAATGGAAGCAAGCTTTATTTTTAATGATATTTTCAGGACATCCGGAGAAAAGGTAAGTACCAAATATGCCAACCAGGATAACTATTTTATTGATTACCGCGATACGCAAAGCGTTACCCTCTCTTTAAAATTCAACTTCGGAAACCAATCGGTGAAGGATGCTAAATCCATTAAGAAAGCAGACGAGCAGGGAAGGATGTAA